DNA from Elaeis guineensis isolate ETL-2024a chromosome 2, EG11, whole genome shotgun sequence:
TTCTACAGCCAAAGAAACCAAGACAAAAGGGTCTTATGGATCAATACTTCACTCCTAATGCAGACACGGTTGTTaaaaataggaaagaaggtaAACTGATGCAAGCAACTATTAATCAGCTTTGCCTAAAGGAATTGAGGGAAAAAGCTTATATGGAAATTGCTAGGTGGATGTATGGGATACCTTTTAATGCAGTTAATGCACCAAGTTTTGCTGTGGCGATTGAAGCAATTGGGCAATATGGTCCTAGTTTAAAGCTCCCAATTATCATGAGGTGAGAATACCTTTACTGAGAAAGGAAGTTTAGTCTGCTAAGAATGCATTGAAAGCTCATAAGGAAGAATGGGAAAATATGGCTACTCTATCATGTCGGAGGTTGGAAGGATGAGGTTTTTAAAAAGGATATAATAAACTTTTTAGTTAATTCTCCAAGAGGGTCAGTTTTCCTAAAGTCCATTGATGCTTCTGATTTTTTGAAGAATGCAGATATTCTGTTTAAATTAATTGATGATGTCATAAAGGAAGTTGGGAAAGCAAATATGATCCAAGTGGTGACCGACAATGCTGCTAGTTATGTTGATGCAGATAACAATTTTACttagttagaatttaaattttgTTTTCAAATTCCACTGCTTTTCAGAAATaatgactatatattattttttttaattcaattagagaGATTGCTGGAAGCAAAACACCGACATTTATATTGAACACCATATGCTAAGCATTGCATTGACTTGATGCTGGAGGATATTGGGAAGATACCGGCAATCCATAAAATATGGAAGAATGCAATCTTCTTGACTGCATTTTTGTACGGCAAAGTGCGCATTGTTAACATGAAGAGGGAATTCACAAGGCGAAGAGAGTTGTTGAGGCCAACTATCACAAGGCTTGCAACTGCCTTCCTCACTCTTCAGTCATTATATGCACAAAAGAATAATTTGAGAAAGATGTTGTTTCTGAACAATGGACAAGAACTAAGTGGGCAAAGGAACAAACTACCAAGAAAGCTGTTAGTATTGTTTCAATGCCTTCTTTTTGGAATACCATTCGTAGGAGCCTCAAGTTTTCTGCTCCTTTGATTAAAGTGCTTCGGTTAGTGGATGAGGAAATTAGACCAGCCATGGGATACATTTAGAGGCTATGGATAGGGCTAAAGAGGTAATTGCCAAGTCATTTGATGATAATGAAAAACAATATCAAGATGTCTTCAAAATCATTGATGAACGATGGGATTGCCAACTTCATCGTCCCCTGCATGCAGCTGGTCATTacttgaatccaaaatttttttattcaaacctGAACATCCTACAAGATGAAGAGGTGGTGGGAGGCTTAATTGAATGCATAGAAAGGATAGGGGCCATGATATTCAACATAAGATTAGTACAGAGTTAGACAAGTATCGAGAAGCGAaagatatttttggatcaaatttcGCTATTAGACATAGGAAGACCAAATCACCAGGTGTTATTACATACTACAAtactattttttttcatattttattaatttactcttatttttgtatttcaaaacttaatttggcattttttttttcaatcaacaaTTGACTGGTGGCTTTCTTATGGGTCTTCAACTCCAAACTTGCATAAATTTGCTACTTAGTCTCACTTGTAGTTCTTCTGGTTGTGAAAGGAATTGGAGTGTATTCTCATAAATAAATACCAAATTAACAAATGACTTGAGGAATAGCAATTTGCAAAGTGCAAACCATTCTAATTATTATGTTATGTTTCAATCCTTGTAGCTCTACACCAAAAGAAGGAACAGGTTGCTCAAATATGCTTGCTGGTCATATGATCTATTTGTCAAGTATGAATGTATGGATATATGAGTAATGAAGAGAGTAGTACATATTTACGTGGGCACAAAGTCAAGCCCATCATGTACAAGTGGAAAATGTTGGTGTTTATGGATCTGAGATGGGCACCCATGATGGGTCGATCCgatccatttgaatttgaatagatgAGGGAGTTGGTCTCCCACCTAAATGAAAAACTACCACGCATTTTTTTTTGAACATGAAAAAACCATCCCTTTTGAATATATGTGAGGGTTTTTTATAGTGGTTCTATAACTtacttccctctctttctctggaCACTCAACCACCCTCTCTACACTTATCCATACAAAGGCATTTAGATTGTGAAGCAAGGTGTATTTTCCTCCTGTGATTATCCTCTGGACTAGATAATTCTTACGGCTTTTCTTGAAAGAAATTTATAAGCTCATActcttattataaattttatgttaaaCTTCATTCTTCAATATAAATAACAGACTGGCAAGCTTGGGGCCATCTAGTGCATCAGCAATAGGTAGgtaccccacccccacccccccgGTGCAAGAGCAAGCCAACAACAACAAATGAAAGGAGAAAGAAGAATagcaatattgaaaaaaaataaaatggatcTTGAAAAGTTTGTATTGGAAAAGAGATTTAAATTGCTTGTCATGTTTATGATATTAGTGTACTTTATATACAAGTTAAGCCCCTTGACTTAGAGTATAAATATGGTAGAACATAATAATGAAATCTCATGATTATGAGAAAGATACTAGGGACCTCATATAGTATAATGCAATAGCAAAATCCCAAAAAGATACTATAGATCTAATATAGTATAATACAATAGCAAAATCTCATGATTTGATACATATACTAGCTGTGAATATGACAACCGGATTCCATAATTATTGGAGGTTGATATGGGCTGATATGCTAGGATTCTATATGTAATATGTAGTAGCTGCGATATCCAAGATTCTATAATAGGCTAATATGCTAAGATTCTGCATGCAATATATAGCAGTTGTGATATCCAAGATTCTATTATATCCAAGATTCTGACAACTTTAATAAATCTTATTCTTCATATTCAAATGTGATGCTATACAATTAACACAAGTGCCTAGGTAGCGCCGAGGTAGCCATTTTCCAAAATATTGAAACCAAATATTTGGTTGCCAACAGGTACACTTGCAATAATCAGAGAAAAGATTGTTTGCCCAAATGGAACTCTGACTAGCATAACTTTTGTTTTATTCCAAGTTTATGCATGCCCTACAGCAAACAGATCATATGTGTAGCAAGCCTTTCATTCAATACTCTAAGACGCAAGTTTTAGATTTACAGAATTTTGTTCCCCCAAAAATGAATTCTTTTTTCTGATTGTATTTAAAAATGAATTCTCATTTAGAAAAAATGCTTGCAATTCACCAATTATAAAATAACAAAATAGGGCACTACGTTTGATTACAAAGCAAGAAATATACCTCAATATCCAACAATAGATTCTCCGGCTTGATGTCCCTGTGGATCACATGCTTCTCGTGGCAGTACACCAGCGCACCCGCAAGGCTCGCAATATACTGCTCATTGCCAAACCGCAAATAGCCACAAAAATGGGAAGAGAATGAGAACGAAACAAAAAAAATCCAGATAAATGGCAACGCAAACCCTGCCCGAGGACTTCAAAAATAAAATGTTTTGTCACAATTAGcagaaataaacaaaaaaaaaaatgagaaaaatccaGAAATGGGCAGCATAAACGTGTCTCAGGGACTTCAAAAATCGAATCTTTTTATCATAATAAGCATCTAACTCACAGTGGCAGCGCGCTTCTCAGAGAAATGGTGGAGCTTCCTAAGGACCTTGTAAAGCTCGCCTCGCGCCGCAAACTCCAAGACCAAGAAGACGCGGGTGGCGTCGTGGAACCAGGCAAAGAGCCGGAGGACGTTGGGATGGTTCAGCCCGTGCTGGATCTCGATCTCTCGTCGGAGGTGAGCGTGGAATCGGTACTTCTCCAGTTTCTTCTTAAAGATCACCTTCAAAGCCACCACGTACCCGCTCTGACCGCAGAAATCGAGGGAAAAGAGATCGAATAGATGAATATAGAGGGATTGGATTCAAGAAATAAAGGATTAGGCGATGGAATAGAAGAGGGGACCTGCTTCTCTCGGGCGAGATAGACCTTGCCGAACTTGCCTTCGCCGATGAACTTTCCGATCTCGAAGTCGGCGAGGCTCCACTcctccttcttctgcttcttctccGTTTGGGGCGTCGGAGGGGGGAGAGAAGGGATTTGGGAGGAGAAGAGGGGTCGAGAGAGGGGGGGACGGGGAGGCAGAGGCGAAGGGCGGGCCATTTTGGTGTTCAAAATTTCACGGGTCCAAAGGTGGAGGTCACATATAAATCAGGTTATGGATCTAAGGATCAGGGACTATCGGATCTGGATTTGGACCCGATCCATTTCCAatgatttattttataaaatttattagttaTATTTAAAATCTGTTCTGTTTATAAATGATGGCGAAGCACCAAAGGAgttgcgttttttttttttttttttcaatgtgaAAAGGAATTGAGCTTTTAAATAATGGTATTCATCCTGCAACTAACCTAGCTCCAAATTGAGTAAACATGGATTCAATCTTTAAGCGACCTGATTATTGCTT
Protein-coding regions in this window:
- the LOC105034790 gene encoding serine/threonine-protein kinase Aurora-3 → MARPSPLPPRPPLSRPLFSSQIPSLPPPTPQTEKKQKKEEWSLADFEIGKFIGEGKFGKVYLAREKQSGYVVALKVIFKKKLEKYRFHAHLRREIEIQHGLNHPNVLRLFAWFHDATRVFLVLEFAARGELYKVLRKLHHFSEKRAATYIASLAGALVYCHEKHVIHRDIKPENLLLDIEGRLKIADFGWAVQSNAKRKTMCGTIDYLAPEMVENKAHDYAVDNWTLGILCYEFLYGIPPFEAEDQKDTLNRIVKVDLKFPSTPHVSAEAKDLISKLLVKDSSKRLSLKNILKHPWIVKNADPTGSCCE